The proteins below come from a single Faecalibaculum rodentium genomic window:
- a CDS encoding HAD family hydrolase: MDECRQTAAPLDASQIQAVIFDMDGLMFDTESMFLKVLPEIGIANGFDLPPAAARAMMGCDSRKAVELEDRYPGLDQCLNGEYTPNRLKYFFEMFPAPGSADKPGLGELTAWLEEAKIPYAVASSSTRNDIMAFLGHASRTLHPAAVLSGKEGFKSKPDPDIFLAAAMELGCDPAHALVLEDSAHGVKAAKDGGFPCIWIPDVVQPDEEMKQNIQMELPDLAAVKDWLKAARDNRQEKEGK, translated from the coding sequence ATGGATGAATGCAGGCAGACTGCGGCGCCTCTGGACGCATCGCAGATACAGGCGGTCATTTTCGATATGGACGGCCTGATGTTCGACACCGAATCAATGTTTCTCAAAGTGCTGCCGGAAATCGGCATTGCCAATGGATTTGACCTGCCGCCGGCTGCGGCCCGAGCCATGATGGGCTGCGACAGCCGGAAAGCGGTGGAGCTGGAGGACCGGTATCCGGGGCTGGATCAGTGCCTGAACGGGGAGTATACGCCCAACCGGCTGAAGTATTTTTTCGAAATGTTCCCCGCACCGGGATCGGCGGACAAGCCGGGATTAGGGGAACTGACGGCATGGCTGGAAGAAGCGAAGATCCCCTATGCGGTGGCCAGCAGCAGCACGCGCAATGACATCATGGCCTTTCTCGGCCATGCGTCCAGGACCCTGCACCCTGCGGCGGTGCTGTCGGGCAAGGAAGGCTTCAAATCCAAGCCGGACCCGGACATCTTCCTGGCGGCGGCCATGGAACTGGGCTGCGATCCTGCCCATGCCCTGGTGCTGGAAGATTCCGCCCATGGCGTGAAAGCCGCAAAGGACGGGGGCTTTCCCTGCATCTGGATCCCGGATGTGGTCCAGCCCGATGAAGAAATGAAGCAGAACATTCAGATGGAGCTGCCGGACCTGGCAGCGGTGAAGGACTGGCTGAAAGCAGCCCGTGACAACAGACAGGAAAAGGAAGGTAAGTAA
- the guaA gene encoding glutamine-hydrolyzing GMP synthase, which yields MADKIVVLDFGSQYNQLIARRIREFGVYSELHSNEMTLKEIQALGDVKGIVFSGGPNSIYEEDAPKCDPAILESGIPILGICYGMQLMQYVLGGKVEKADSREYGRTEIDVVHPTQLFEGLPEHQTVWMSHGIKVTDLAPGFEQVAKSDNCPYAAAADVKKGMYCLQFHPEVRHSEYGNDILKNFVFKICQAEANWSMKNFIEVEKEKIREQVGDDKVLLGLSGGVDSSVVAALLHEAIGDQLICMFIDHGLLRKGEGESVMETFGKNMNVNLVKIDAKDRFLKKLEGVSDPEKKRKILGNEFVYTFDEEVKKLTEGEDIKWLAQGTLYTDVIESGTKTAQTIKSHHNVGGLPKDMQFKLIEPLNTLFKDEVRALGTELGLPEEMVWRQPFPGPGLGIRILGDVTEDKIRIVQDSDAILREEIAKAGLDRDIWQYFTALTNMRSVGVMGDERTYDYAVAIRAVTSIDGMTADWARIPWDVLDKVANRIVNEVPHVNRVLYDITSKPPGTIEFE from the coding sequence ATGGCAGACAAAATCGTCGTGCTGGATTTCGGATCCCAGTACAATCAGCTGATCGCAAGACGGATTCGCGAATTCGGCGTTTACTCCGAACTGCATTCCAATGAAATGACACTGAAGGAAATCCAGGCCCTGGGGGATGTCAAAGGCATCGTGTTCTCCGGCGGCCCCAACAGCATTTACGAAGAAGACGCCCCGAAGTGCGATCCGGCGATCCTGGAAAGCGGAATCCCCATCCTGGGGATCTGCTACGGCATGCAGCTGATGCAGTATGTGCTGGGCGGCAAGGTGGAAAAAGCCGATTCCCGGGAATACGGCCGGACCGAAATCGATGTGGTGCACCCCACACAGCTGTTCGAGGGGCTCCCGGAACACCAGACTGTCTGGATGTCCCATGGCATCAAGGTCACGGACCTGGCGCCGGGCTTCGAACAGGTGGCCAAAAGCGACAACTGCCCCTATGCAGCGGCAGCCGATGTAAAAAAAGGCATGTACTGCCTGCAGTTCCACCCGGAAGTCCGTCACTCTGAATACGGAAACGACATCCTGAAGAACTTCGTCTTCAAAATCTGCCAGGCCGAAGCGAACTGGTCCATGAAGAACTTCATTGAAGTGGAGAAGGAAAAGATCCGGGAACAGGTGGGCGACGACAAAGTCCTTCTGGGTCTCTCCGGCGGTGTGGATTCCAGTGTCGTGGCGGCGCTGCTGCACGAAGCCATCGGGGATCAGCTCATCTGCATGTTCATTGACCACGGTCTGCTGCGCAAGGGCGAAGGGGAGTCCGTCATGGAAACCTTCGGGAAGAACATGAATGTGAACCTGGTGAAGATCGATGCAAAGGACCGCTTCCTGAAAAAGCTGGAAGGCGTCAGCGATCCGGAGAAGAAGCGCAAGATCCTCGGCAACGAATTTGTCTACACTTTCGACGAGGAAGTCAAGAAGCTGACGGAAGGGGAAGACATCAAGTGGCTGGCACAGGGAACCCTGTATACGGATGTGATCGAATCCGGCACCAAGACGGCGCAGACCATCAAGTCCCACCACAACGTCGGCGGTCTGCCCAAGGACATGCAGTTCAAGCTGATCGAGCCGCTGAACACGCTGTTCAAGGACGAAGTCCGTGCCCTGGGCACGGAACTTGGGCTGCCGGAGGAAATGGTATGGCGTCAGCCGTTCCCCGGACCGGGTCTGGGCATCCGGATCCTGGGCGATGTGACGGAAGACAAGATCAGAATCGTGCAGGACTCCGATGCGATCCTGCGGGAAGAAATCGCGAAGGCCGGCCTGGACCGGGACATCTGGCAGTACTTCACCGCGCTGACCAACATGCGCAGCGTGGGTGTCATGGGAGATGAGCGGACGTACGACTATGCCGTGGCCATCCGTGCAGTAACGTCCATTGACGGCATGACCGCCGACTGGGCCCGGATTCCCTGGGATGTGCTGGACAAAGTGGCCAACCGGATCGTTAATGAAGTGCCCCACGTGAACCGCGTGCTGTACGACATCACCTCCAAGCCTCCCGGAACCATCGAATTCGAATAG
- the malQ gene encoding 4-alpha-glucanotransferase, translated as MRKSGVMLHITSLPGPYGIGSMGQPARDFIDLLERNGQSIWQILPINPTGYGDSPYASNSTFAGNPYLIDLDQLAFDGLLQWHEFQHEQWYTYPDRVDFPILASKRMNILKTAAWRLLQNPPADYQRFLMANRDWLDDYALFMAIKQAHGGSAWRDWPQEYKVYDRKKTAEWTERFRNEVDMCKAIQFLFFRQWNAMKQYANDHHVEILGDIPIYVAMDSVDAWSHPELFLMDEQSNPTVVAAVPPDAFSAEGQLWGNPVYDWAYHKKTGYHWWIRRIQRMANLYDILRIDHFRGFDSFYTVETDAPNALHGTWRKGPGADLFREMKKAIGQQNIIAEDLGILTPSVEKMLEEVGYPGMKVLEFGLFTNTTEGQEYLPFSYPVNSVGYAGTHDNDTIYGWFNGLSREDKEYVREYLDSWDDSKLNWKMLSTLLASPSDTTIVMVQDLLGLGSESRMNKPGELGSWQWRLTPGQLNEDTMRHLRYLTRVYRRLPEQRIDPRKKNVVDAEIESVTDVQG; from the coding sequence ATGAGAAAAAGCGGCGTAATGCTTCACATAACGTCTCTGCCGGGTCCCTATGGCATCGGGTCCATGGGTCAGCCGGCGCGGGACTTCATCGATCTGCTGGAACGGAATGGACAGAGCATCTGGCAGATCCTGCCGATCAATCCCACAGGCTACGGGGATTCTCCCTATGCCTCGAATTCGACCTTCGCGGGAAACCCCTATCTGATCGATCTGGATCAGCTGGCGTTTGACGGCCTGCTGCAGTGGCATGAATTCCAGCATGAGCAGTGGTATACCTATCCCGACCGGGTGGATTTCCCGATTCTGGCAAGCAAACGGATGAACATTCTGAAGACCGCAGCATGGCGCCTGCTGCAGAACCCGCCTGCGGACTATCAGCGGTTTCTGATGGCCAACCGCGACTGGCTGGATGACTATGCGCTGTTCATGGCGATCAAGCAGGCGCACGGCGGCAGTGCGTGGCGGGACTGGCCTCAGGAGTACAAGGTCTATGACCGGAAGAAAACCGCGGAATGGACAGAACGCTTCCGGAATGAAGTGGATATGTGCAAGGCGATCCAGTTCCTGTTTTTCCGGCAGTGGAATGCCATGAAGCAGTACGCCAATGACCATCATGTGGAAATCCTGGGCGATATCCCGATTTATGTGGCGATGGATTCTGTGGATGCCTGGAGTCACCCGGAGCTGTTTCTGATGGACGAACAGTCCAATCCCACGGTGGTGGCGGCGGTCCCGCCTGATGCCTTCAGCGCCGAGGGCCAGCTGTGGGGCAACCCGGTCTATGACTGGGCGTACCACAAAAAGACCGGCTATCACTGGTGGATCCGGCGGATCCAGCGGATGGCAAATCTGTATGACATTCTGCGGATCGACCATTTCCGGGGCTTCGATTCGTTCTATACGGTGGAGACGGATGCACCGAATGCCCTGCATGGAACGTGGCGCAAGGGTCCGGGTGCGGATCTGTTCCGGGAGATGAAGAAAGCCATCGGCCAGCAGAACATCATTGCGGAGGATCTGGGGATCCTGACACCTTCGGTGGAGAAGATGCTGGAGGAAGTCGGATATCCGGGGATGAAGGTGCTGGAATTCGGTCTGTTTACGAATACAACCGAAGGCCAGGAGTATCTGCCGTTTTCCTATCCTGTCAACAGTGTGGGTTACGCGGGAACGCATGACAATGACACGATTTACGGCTGGTTCAATGGTCTCTCGCGGGAGGACAAGGAGTATGTCCGGGAATATCTGGATTCCTGGGATGACTCGAAGCTGAACTGGAAGATGCTGTCGACGCTTCTGGCTTCTCCGTCGGATACGACGATCGTCATGGTACAGGACCTGCTGGGTCTGGGCAGCGAGAGCCGGATGAACAAGCCCGGTGAGCTTGGCAGCTGGCAGTGGCGCCTGACGCCGGGGCAGCTGAATGAAGACACAATGCGGCACCTGCGGTATCTGACCAGGGTCTACCGGCGGCTGCCGGAGCAGCGGATCGATCCGCGCAAGAAAAACGTCGTGGATGCGGAGATCGAGTCTGTGACGGACGTCCAAGGCTGA
- a CDS encoding MATE family efflux transporter: MTHSARIHDPALRNEFIRYTSLSIIGILGVSCYILADTWFIAAGLGTTGLAALNLAIPVYSFLCGIGMMLGMGGSTQYTLAGARDQTGKKDRIWTDTVILGLVLSIPFVLFGAFGPDTAATWLGADAQTLADTAIYLRWLMLFAPAFLLNYILQAFMRNDGSPHLATWAQLAGSFLNIVLDWFFIFPCHMGMFGAILATVLSPVTGILVMLPHFWSKRNTLHFTKGLPDSHVMRQDISLGFPSFVTQVSAGIVMIVLNTIFLKLAGNTGVAAYGVIANVTCVTTAVFNGIAQGMQPLTSAACAAHDPARQRLCLRYALVTAMIFAAAVCLVTWVWPGPIAAVFNSEQDPMLQAIAVQGLELYFLSTPFAGICIILSTWFASVHAPKPGQVMSIARGFVLVIPLAYGMAALFSTAGAWLSVPVAEALTALLGWVLYRRYLRSAESGNTGISWQMPQKNGNHSSVI, encoded by the coding sequence ATGACACACTCTGCACGCATTCACGATCCCGCCCTGAGAAACGAATTCATCCGCTACACCTCCCTGAGCATCATCGGGATCCTGGGCGTTTCCTGCTATATACTCGCCGACACCTGGTTCATTGCCGCAGGCCTGGGCACCACCGGTCTTGCGGCCCTGAACCTGGCCATTCCCGTCTACAGCTTCCTGTGTGGCATCGGGATGATGCTCGGCATGGGCGGCTCCACCCAGTACACCCTGGCAGGAGCCAGGGACCAGACAGGAAAGAAAGACCGGATCTGGACAGACACCGTGATCCTGGGACTGGTCCTGTCCATTCCCTTTGTGCTTTTCGGAGCCTTCGGTCCCGATACCGCAGCGACGTGGCTCGGTGCCGATGCCCAGACCCTGGCAGACACCGCCATATACCTTCGCTGGCTCATGCTGTTTGCACCGGCCTTTCTGCTCAACTACATCCTTCAGGCTTTCATGCGCAACGACGGAAGCCCCCACCTCGCCACCTGGGCCCAGCTGGCCGGCAGCTTCCTGAACATCGTCCTGGACTGGTTTTTCATTTTTCCCTGCCACATGGGCATGTTCGGGGCCATTCTGGCCACAGTGCTTTCACCCGTTACCGGGATCCTGGTCATGCTCCCGCACTTTTGGTCAAAGAGAAACACCCTGCACTTCACAAAAGGCCTGCCAGACAGTCATGTCATGAGACAGGACATTTCCCTGGGCTTTCCTTCCTTCGTGACCCAGGTCTCTGCCGGCATTGTGATGATTGTCCTCAACACCATTTTCCTGAAACTGGCCGGTAATACCGGCGTGGCGGCCTATGGTGTGATTGCCAACGTCACGTGTGTCACCACCGCGGTCTTCAACGGCATTGCCCAGGGAATGCAGCCTTTGACCAGCGCCGCCTGTGCTGCTCATGATCCCGCCCGCCAGCGGCTGTGCCTGCGCTATGCCCTGGTGACGGCGATGATATTTGCGGCAGCCGTCTGCCTGGTCACCTGGGTCTGGCCCGGTCCCATTGCGGCGGTGTTCAACAGCGAACAGGACCCCATGCTCCAGGCCATTGCCGTTCAGGGACTGGAACTGTATTTTCTCTCCACGCCCTTTGCCGGCATCTGCATCATTCTCTCCACCTGGTTTGCCTCGGTCCACGCCCCGAAACCCGGCCAGGTGATGTCCATCGCCCGTGGATTTGTGCTGGTGATTCCCCTGGCCTATGGCATGGCTGCCCTGTTTTCCACCGCCGGCGCCTGGCTGTCCGTGCCTGTAGCTGAAGCACTTACCGCATTGCTGGGCTGGGTGCTGTACAGAAGATATCTTCGGTCAGCAGAAAGCGGGAATACCGGGATCTCCTGGCAGATGCCACAGAAAAACGGAAATCACTCCAGTGTGATTTGA
- a CDS encoding Rpn family recombination-promoting nuclease/putative transposase: MGKEKDILERHLVENPAEHKEAMELITGCKWDIHPASFRHYPVHIPRDMGSTLSFLEQDSAMLVVDPATEEELAITCTENQTIPDPIMVERLMAHIANQYLTRARDGKKPVPIIGGVLYYGDKPWTVPVSLKEKLKIPGTTQGSFIQDFRIQVVDLGGLPDQVIENMTTDLRYFAGLLKAKREGRQYTVNTGEIHHPVWTVKGLAYLSGMEIDDEELLKMIESKEEYTMELAYTCLSKAQADAALRAGFQHGEAAGIRKGEAAGIRKGEAAGIRKGRTEGRNRAHQLYSWLDKQDRTNEYLQATSSEQLFEQYWQEMQNSMKN, translated from the coding sequence TTGGGGAAAGAGAAAGACATCCTGGAACGGCATCTGGTGGAGAATCCTGCAGAACACAAAGAAGCCATGGAGCTGATCACAGGGTGCAAGTGGGACATCCATCCTGCTTCCTTCCGGCATTATCCTGTGCATATTCCCCGGGATATGGGCAGCACCCTGTCCTTTCTGGAACAGGACTCTGCAATGCTGGTGGTGGATCCGGCAACAGAAGAGGAACTGGCCATCACCTGCACGGAGAATCAGACCATACCAGATCCGATCATGGTGGAACGACTCATGGCTCATATTGCCAATCAGTATCTGACCCGGGCAAGGGATGGGAAAAAGCCGGTGCCCATCATTGGCGGTGTGCTGTATTACGGTGACAAGCCATGGACGGTTCCTGTCTCTTTGAAGGAGAAGCTGAAGATCCCGGGCACAACACAGGGATCATTCATCCAGGATTTCCGGATCCAGGTGGTGGATCTGGGGGGATTGCCTGATCAAGTCATCGAGAACATGACCACAGATCTGAGATATTTCGCCGGACTGCTCAAGGCAAAACGGGAGGGCAGGCAGTATACTGTGAATACAGGAGAAATCCATCATCCGGTGTGGACAGTCAAAGGACTGGCATATCTGAGCGGCATGGAGATTGATGACGAAGAACTGTTGAAGATGATTGAATCGAAGGAGGAATATACCATGGAACTGGCATATACGTGTCTGAGCAAGGCACAGGCGGATGCAGCTCTGCGGGCTGGATTCCAGCACGGCGAAGCAGCAGGCATCAGAAAGGGCGAAGCAGCAGGCATCAGAAAGGGCGAAGCAGCGGGCATCAGGAAAGGCAGGACAGAAGGAAGAAACAGAGCTCATCAGCTTTATTCCTGGCTTGACAAACAGGACCGCACCAATGAATATCTGCAGGCTACCAGTTCTGAACAGCTGTTTGAACAGTACTGGCAGGAAATGCAGAACAGCATGAAAAACTGA
- a CDS encoding ATP-binding protein: MYRTAMQELKTWKNQSHKPLVILGPRHCGKSWLMDEFGRHNYKNVIHLQLEKTPEYQSMFESVTDPQRIFHLIEIQAGRKIQPESTLVILDEIQEIPSALSSLKYMQEKMPEYHVMAAGSYLGTSLHRQSSFPVGKVDVLQLKPMSFSEFLMANSQEGLASLLRDGNTKDAQVFDQRLQDMLKYYYYVGGMPEAVNTFVNTHDLAAVRQVQENLLMSYRQDFSKHVPDSEIPKVYQVWDSVVQQLAKENRKFVYKDMKKGARSKDYEVPIKWLTDTGLLHQIFRIDKPGIPLSAYQDRKAFKLYFVDIGLLGAMAKLQPETILDGSIFFTEFKGAMSEQFVLQELLAQTSGIYYWSSSGSKGEVDFITSEGNQILPIEVKSGTNMQSKSLKSFVEKYELKEGIRFSLLPYKKQDWLVNYPLYFAGQLLHLLKPVRNSFIVKVPEDIY, translated from the coding sequence ATGTATAGAACTGCCATGCAGGAACTGAAAACGTGGAAAAATCAGAGTCACAAGCCTTTGGTGATTCTGGGTCCCCGGCACTGCGGAAAATCCTGGCTGATGGACGAGTTTGGCCGCCATAATTATAAGAATGTCATTCACCTGCAACTGGAGAAAACCCCGGAATATCAGTCGATGTTTGAATCCGTTACAGATCCACAGAGGATATTTCATTTGATTGAAATCCAGGCCGGGAGGAAAATCCAGCCAGAATCCACGCTTGTGATCCTGGATGAAATTCAGGAAATCCCATCCGCCTTGTCATCACTGAAATACATGCAGGAAAAAATGCCCGAATATCATGTAATGGCAGCCGGATCTTACCTCGGAACCAGTCTGCACCGACAGTCGTCCTTTCCTGTGGGAAAAGTGGACGTCCTGCAGCTAAAACCAATGTCATTTTCTGAATTCCTGATGGCCAACAGTCAGGAAGGACTGGCTTCCCTGCTCAGGGATGGAAATACAAAAGATGCTCAGGTGTTTGATCAGCGTCTGCAGGATATGCTGAAATATTACTATTATGTCGGAGGAATGCCGGAGGCTGTGAATACGTTTGTGAACACACATGACCTTGCTGCAGTCAGACAGGTACAGGAGAATCTCCTGATGTCCTATCGTCAGGATTTTTCGAAACATGTTCCGGATTCTGAAATTCCAAAAGTGTATCAGGTCTGGGACTCTGTTGTGCAGCAGCTTGCCAAAGAAAACAGAAAATTTGTTTATAAAGATATGAAAAAAGGTGCCCGATCCAAAGACTATGAAGTCCCCATCAAATGGCTGACAGATACTGGCCTCCTTCATCAGATTTTTCGGATTGACAAGCCAGGTATCCCACTCTCAGCGTATCAGGACAGGAAGGCTTTCAAGCTGTATTTTGTGGATATCGGTCTTCTGGGCGCCATGGCCAAACTGCAGCCGGAAACCATTCTGGACGGAAGCATCTTCTTTACAGAATTCAAAGGAGCCATGAGTGAACAGTTTGTCCTGCAGGAACTTCTGGCACAGACTTCCGGCATTTATTACTGGTCCTCTTCAGGCTCCAAAGGCGAGGTTGATTTTATCACATCTGAAGGAAACCAGATTCTGCCCATTGAGGTGAAGTCTGGAACCAATATGCAGTCGAAAAGTCTGAAAAGCTTTGTGGAGAAATATGAACTGAAAGAAGGTATCCGCTTTTCTCTGCTTCCGTATAAAAAACAGGACTGGCTGGTGAACTATCCGCTGTATTTTGCCGGACAGCTTCTCCATCTGCTGAAGCCTGTTCGGAACTCTTTCATTGTGAAAGTCCCTGAAGATATATATTGA
- a CDS encoding AAA family ATPase has translation MILLISGTTHTGKTLLAQQLLEKTGWPYLSMDHLKMGLIRSGMTDLTPQDDDTLTDFLWPILREIIKTAIENRQNLILEGCYVPFDWRKEFTADYLRDIHDLWLVMSSDYIRTHLRDIEAHGCDIEHRLENHIDSDSLIQENRKVLTGCKENGCTYYLIDQAYPLDLANQVLNQIRKEER, from the coding sequence ATGATTCTGCTTATTTCCGGCACCACTCACACAGGCAAAACCCTGCTTGCTCAGCAGCTCCTGGAAAAAACAGGCTGGCCCTATCTCTCCATGGATCACCTTAAAATGGGTCTGATCCGCAGCGGCATGACTGACCTCACCCCGCAGGACGACGACACACTGACAGACTTCCTCTGGCCCATTTTGCGTGAAATCATCAAGACCGCCATTGAGAACCGGCAGAACCTGATCCTGGAAGGCTGCTATGTGCCCTTTGACTGGCGCAAAGAGTTCACAGCAGACTACCTCCGTGACATCCACGATCTCTGGCTGGTCATGAGTTCCGACTACATCCGGACACATCTCAGGGACATTGAAGCCCATGGCTGTGACATAGAACATCGCCTGGAAAATCACATTGATTCCGACTCTCTGATCCAGGAAAACCGGAAAGTCCTGACAGGATGCAAAGAGAATGGCTGCACATATTATCTGATCGACCAGGCGTATCCCCTTGATCTCGCAAATCAGGTCCTGAATCAGATCAGGAAAGAAGAGAGGTGA
- a CDS encoding IS1595 family transposase: MFKKSLFKDLTFADIHTQYSDPHDAERFFFDLKWKDGFVCSKCGHTHYTTVVRKNGSLRTVYQCAHCGHQESVTAGTALESTKAPLFSWILVMFAYVISKTGTSAKYISDLTGVSYHTTKLMLRKIKQAQKQDNETHIAVDCDAIELDVFSYGGKKHGKRGWGAEGKVNVAAAVIKHYVWDDMDGDEEVFEATDAVKFRIVHSENKAELKKFLEEEVPSDCVVHCDRSSSNLALDIAGKLVDAQKFEVDTDHLSSLDHIISNFRSKVQGTAHGIALQFLENELADFEWKLSRRKWKKKSIFASLGRTLISGAHQTRQGMIDYFKDVQKQLVAA, translated from the coding sequence ATGTTCAAGAAATCGCTGTTCAAAGACCTGACTTTTGCTGATATCCATACCCAGTATTCAGACCCCCATGACGCAGAACGCTTCTTCTTTGATCTGAAGTGGAAGGATGGTTTTGTGTGCTCAAAGTGCGGTCATACCCACTACACGACTGTTGTACGAAAAAACGGCTCTCTCAGAACTGTCTATCAGTGCGCTCACTGTGGTCATCAGGAATCTGTCACCGCCGGGACAGCGCTGGAAAGCACCAAGGCTCCTCTGTTTTCCTGGATCCTCGTGATGTTCGCCTATGTTATCTCCAAGACGGGAACTTCTGCCAAATACATCAGTGATCTGACAGGTGTCAGCTACCACACCACAAAACTCATGCTTCGCAAGATCAAACAGGCTCAGAAGCAGGACAACGAAACTCACATAGCCGTTGATTGCGATGCGATCGAACTGGATGTCTTTTCCTATGGCGGAAAGAAGCATGGAAAGCGTGGATGGGGAGCAGAAGGTAAAGTCAATGTGGCTGCAGCTGTGATCAAACACTATGTCTGGGACGACATGGATGGTGATGAGGAAGTATTCGAAGCCACAGATGCTGTCAAATTCAGAATCGTTCACAGCGAGAATAAGGCAGAACTGAAGAAGTTTCTGGAAGAAGAAGTCCCCAGTGACTGTGTAGTGCATTGTGACCGGAGTTCGTCCAACCTGGCTCTGGATATAGCTGGCAAACTGGTGGATGCCCAAAAGTTCGAAGTGGATACAGATCATCTGTCCTCTCTGGATCACATCATTTCCAACTTCAGAAGCAAGGTACAGGGGACTGCACACGGGATCGCACTGCAGTTTCTGGAGAACGAATTAGCAGACTTCGAGTGGAAACTGAGTCGTCGGAAATGGAAGAAAAAGAGTATCTTTGCATCACTGGGAAGAACTCTAATCAGCGGTGCTCACCAGACCCGGCAGGGTATGATCGACTACTTTAAAGACGTCCAGAAACAACTGGTTGCAGCTTAG
- a CDS encoding GNAT family N-acetyltransferase codes for MKPEEYPLLSDFLYEAIFIPVGMQKPNRTIIHQPELALYIEDFGQADDICLIAEIQGKAIGAIWSRIMNDYGHVGEDTPSLAIALFEEYRNQGIGTVLMKAMLQKLKEAGYRQVSLSVQKANYAMHMYEKAGFRTMRENPEECVMVREL; via the coding sequence ATGAAACCCGAAGAGTATCCATTGCTTTCCGACTTTCTTTATGAAGCCATTTTCATTCCCGTAGGAATGCAGAAACCCAACCGGACTATCATCCACCAGCCGGAGCTGGCCCTGTATATCGAAGACTTCGGACAGGCCGATGATATCTGCCTGATTGCCGAGATTCAGGGAAAGGCAATCGGCGCCATCTGGTCCCGCATCATGAATGACTACGGACATGTGGGTGAGGATACTCCTTCTTTGGCCATCGCACTCTTCGAAGAATACAGAAATCAGGGCATTGGAACCGTGTTGATGAAGGCCATGCTGCAAAAGCTCAAGGAAGCCGGATACAGACAGGTTTCGCTGTCCGTCCAGAAAGCTAATTATGCGATGCACATGTATGAAAAAGCCGGGTTCAGGACAATGCGCGAGAACCCGGAGGAGTGTGTGATGGTGCGGGAGTTGTGA